The Betta splendens chromosome 12, fBetSpl5.4, whole genome shotgun sequence genome contains the following window.
CAGGAAAGAAAGGGTTATTGTTGAGAGCCTGGCTCTCTGCAATTTACAAGTATGCATCAATATGTGGAAGGCTTCAAGTAGGCTTCAATAACGCACACTGTAGCTGCCTTAACGTTAAGATAATTCACCCAAAGGTTCAACAACAGCCTTTACAAAAAAGTTCTAACAATCTGGACTTTCTCCCACTGTTTCATTTTGGAATAATAGTGAAGGAGAGAAAGTCTCGTTCTAACTGTATATTCATCTGATGTTCTTCAAATGGTTGCAGCAACAATGATGAAATCCGTGTGACCTCAAAATAGATTTCAGATACAGACAGGACTCTGTTATCCATCATTCTACCTTCATGGGCCTGTTGCTGCCAAGGGAAATCAGAATTCGAACAAGAGGAAGAAGTAAAACAGGCGTCAGTCACAGTCTTGTATGTGCATTTAAATATGCCACACACTCGCCAGTGCTAATGGAAACGGTTTCTGTAAAGCTTTACAATAGGAATATATCTGTGTGACACAAAGGGACCTGGTGTTTTCTAATCCCTGCAGAGATGGGTGCAGCTTGGCAGGCTTTGCTATCGTCTCAAAGATAATTGGAGACTAATAAATTGGCTTAGGGTGGTCTGGGATGTCCTTCCCCATGTGCTACAGTAGGCTGCCTTCCAGCTCCTACAGTATGTAGAGTCAAGGCGGAGGTTGGTAGCAGTTTTGTCAATGACAAGCAGCAAATAGCAATGAGCCACTTGTGTGCTCTCAAAGTGCACCAGTTAGCGAGTCCATTTGCCAAGTTATTAAGCtacatttggttttattttaggTCAGCAGTAAAGTGCACTTACTCCCTCCATGTGTTAGGGTTGAGAGGCAGAAATAGCTATCTTCCTGTGCTGAGGACAGCAGGGCTGTCTGCCACAGAACTGCGCATTACGTGCATGCCTTTAGACAAACTTTAGGCAACGCTTATCCATCCATACTCAGTTTAAACACATGCCATCGGACGTGCAGGGAAACAGAATCCGAAAAAAGGTCAAGCAATAAAAAGCAAGTCATAAAAATGTTAATCTTCAAAGTTGTATCGGAAATtaagaaaggaagaaaatggCGTGAAACTGGAGTGAAAATGGAAACCAGCAGGGGAAGTAAAATGGCCGAGGAGATGGTTTGTCTGCATGCAGGAAAATAGACATCATGGAAAAAACAGCACCCTGATGGCTGCAGGGTTCAAGGACATATCCAGGCGTAAGTGACATTTTTTCAATAGCACGGAGGAGAAATTGTTCACCTTAGTAGGTACAGCAAAAGAACAGTAATGGTAAGAGGTACATGAGGTACGAGGTAATGGAGAAACGAACCCCCTCGAGTGGCATCTCACAGACTGACTCGTGCTCCTTTGTGAATAAGATTAGAGGAATAGTGGGGAAGGATATGGCTTGCAGAGGCATTAGTGCACAGAGCTCTCATTAAAGCACATACAGTGTCAGGGAGGGGAGCGAGGTGTCTGGTGAGACAGGCTCAATCTGAGAGAGATGGCGGAGTCACTTCCAATAAAGCAGGCCTATTATGCACATgggaaataaaagcaacagGGGGTTGTTTCTACATCCTCTTGAGGAACGAGTCAAACAAAGCTTTGTCAGAAAACATGCATTCATGTTTAACAGCCCGCGCATTGTTCCCCAGTCAAACATGAAACCTAATGAGATTGCGCTCAATGCACATGGAACGTTCCACATGGGCCTCGTCTAAATGTCCGAGGCTGCTTCCTCAGGCTGAAGTCGACTAATCTGAAGCCTTTGAGACGTGTTGTTGTCGAATTACTTAAAGTTGCATTCACAaatctgagaaaaaaacaaattggCTGCACACGAGTACTGACAATCATTTTTCTCTGCAATATTTATGCTCTACTTTGACAGTCGCAGCGGCATGATTGATGTATCTGCTGTTATAATCAATAGCCGGCACAATTATGTGTACAGTTCTATGGTTCCCTCCATCTGTACAGAATGATAAAAGATTCCtctgaaaacaaaaagtaacgtctctcgctcgctctctctctcgccatcACGCtcttataaacacacacaaacgcacacatacagtacaatacccATATGGGATCAACAGATGCTTGGCACGGAGCGAAATGGCTGCGTTAGATACGTAGCATATGCAGTACAACGCCTCTCAGGGACGCTATGGCAGGGAATTATTTCTGACAAATCCTGCAAAGATTAAAGAAAGTATTGGAAAATAAAATCATGCTTATTTTCTTGACGGTGTCATGAGTTTCCCTAAAGTTGTGCGAAATTATCATCAGTTTCACACGTTCATGTAAACACATTTGGTGACCTGCCAACGCATTAAACTGTATATTTGAAAGCTTCTTACAGTATGGACATCAATCCTGCTTTGCGGTGATAATCATAACTACCTCCATACTGGAAGATATTGCCTTCAGAAACCCACAGACTATAAGCAGTGAATTCCCCTGTAAGGCCTCCTCAAGGGAAAATCAATATATCTTAATGACAGATCATTAGTGGCTCTAAGAGCAACGATTTAATGGAAACAACTCTGTTTCACCTCAGAAGACAGAGGGACACCAGGACTGACCACTTCCAGTCACCTCATAGTACAGTGGCACAAATTAAGAAGTTCATCTATCATAAATGTACGGTCATTCCACACTCTGGCATCATGAGCTGTGTTTTGAGTCGAGTCACTGTCCATGGAGgcgactgtgtgtttgtacctGTTGAGTCGCGCTGAACTGATCCTGCTCTGGTTTGAAACCTGGCTGAGTCTAAATGAAGGGGCCCTgggattacacacacaaacagtacatggactcctgtttgttgttttgctccAATGGCAGCTTTAGCACAAGTGAATACAAAAAGACAAAGGAATACGATTCAGTGAGTTGCAGGTAGCTTTGCTTTGCGTTTATTGTCACCACCGTGAGCATGTGATTGTGACGACTTCACGCTATGCAAATGTGCTTTATTGCCGCAGATATAACGCTTttatgattaaaataaaaacgtgATTTGTATCACCTAACGATCACATTAAGTCATCAACAATATTAACCGTCAtataacatttacacacagagcagaggtgtGAGTAGAAAGCAGCAGCGGAGAgattttacagtttaattacAGTTGAGGGTAATGATGATGTGATTTTCCCTTCACAGTTCTATTGTCTTCATTGTCTTCTagattataatatttaaactgaaaataaatgatCTGGAAATGGTAAATTAATATTTCACCTTCGTAAGCATTAGTAGAGTCCCAACAAAGCCACAAGCTGTGATGTAGGCGATGTTAATCTTCAGTCTAACAGTAAAATCCATGTTTAGAAGATCTACTTACTTTTCATGACCTATAAAACTAAGAAACCTTGAACCTGCACCACTTTATATAATGTTTGAAGGTAGATGACTTTGAGAGAACAAATTAAGAACGGAGGTGACAAAACTTAAAATGAATGAGTTGAATTGGTGCCTGATCAGTGGAACTATTATGTTCCCTATATTAGGACCTACATGTAGTAAATGACATACCTGTACATGTATCTCTGCCTGAACCAATGCTTTTCGGGTAGAAACCACCTCTCTCAGAGGCCACATGACATTTCACCAATTTAAAAATCCTGAACGGTCTGAAGACAGGCCCTGGATTGAGCTTTTGGCACGTCTGCCTCAATTCCAATTGTAGAAAAGTTTTCCTTCTGGCTATAATAGCATTTATAGACAGACACTTTTTTGTAGCAGTGCTGTAAAACTGCATTATAATAAAAAGGAACCCTTTCAGACGTACTTGATTTTTGCCTGAGGAAATCTCTACAACAGCTGTAAGCTGCCAACATAGCTAGGCCTCATCTTTTCCTGGGCAGCAGGTCAGGCTTGGGTGTGACTGCATGATTGATAAAACAGGACACAAAGGCTGCTGAAGATCAAATGTGTCAAAGGTTTAACAGGAAAAATAAGCCACTATAATGTATTTATGAAAATGATGAATTAGTTAATGGGTGCTTTAAAGTTTCTAACATCTCTGCTATTgtgctttctctcctccttcctcataGGCTCTGCTCTGCGGCGTCGCTGGCTAGTTGTCCAACTCCTGATGCAGGTGTGGCTGGCGGCAAATCCATCACTGAGTGAGCGCCCATGCCCCAAAAGCTGCCGCTGTGATGGGAAAATAGTCTACTGTGAGTCAAGCGCCTTTCGTGATGTCCCCAAGAATCTCTCAGGAGGCTGCGAAGGTCTGTCCTTACGGTACAACAGCCTCGCCAGCCTCCGCACAGGCCAGTTTGTAGGCCTCAACCACCTTATCTGGCTCTACTTGGACCACAACTACATTGCCTCTGTGGATGGAATGGCCTTCCAGGGTGTCCGTCGGCTCAAAGAGCTGATCCTGAGCTCCAACAAGATCACGTCACTCCACAATAATACATTTCACCCTGTCCCTAATTTGCGCAATTTGGACTTGTCATACAACAAACTGCAAGCCCTGCAGCCTGGGCAGTTCCAGGGGCTACGGAAGCTTCTCAGCCTGCACATACGCTCAAACTCTCTAAAAATCATCCCCACGCGTCTTTTCCAGGATTGCAGGAATCTGGAGTTCTTGGATCTGGGTTACAACCGTCTGCGTAGCATCACTCGGAATGCGTTTTCAGGCCTGGTCAAGCTCACTGAGCTGCATCTGGAACACAACCAATTCTCAAAGATCAATTTCTCTCACTTTCCTCGTCTTTACAAGCTGGAGACCCTTTACCTGCAGTGGAATCGCATTCGCTCAATGAGCCAGGGCTTGACCTGGACCTGGGCTTCCATCCAGAAACTGGATGTGTCTGGGAATGATCTGTCAGAGTTAGATGCTGTAGTTTACCAGTGCTTACCCAACCTGCAGACCCTCAACCTAGACTCTAACAAGCTAACCAACATCTCCCAGGAAGTGGTTGATGCATGGATCTCTTTGTCTACCATCAGCTTAGCTGGGAATGTATGGGACTGCAGCCCTGCCATCTGTCCTCTGGTGGCCTGGCTGAGAAACTTTAGAGGGGCTAAGGAGACCACCATGATCTGCGCGTCCCCTAAGAAAGCTCAGGGTGAGAAGGTGATGGATGCTGTTGAAGCTTTTGGTGTTTGTCAATCAAACCCTGCCACGATGCTCACTGTGAGTATCCCTCCAACCCCACCTAATGTCCCGGTTCAGACGGATCGTCGCCCAGCCATTCTGCCGTTGCCCACTGGTCCTGTGAAGAAAGAAGGATCTGCTAGAGGCCCAACGTCGTCAGTCGTGACCCCCCCTGTTGCACTTCCCCCGGAACAAGACCTGGAGCCAGTGTCCTTCCACAAGATCGTGGCTGGAAGCGTTGCCCTTTTTCTGTCGGTGGCGATGATCCTGTTGGTAATCTACGTGTCTTGGAAGCGCTATCCGAGCAGCgtcaagcagctgcaggagcactCGGCTGCAGCTCGCAAACGTCGCAAGAAAGCGAGAGAGACGGAGCGCACCCTGAGCTCCCCGTTGCAGGAGTACTATGTGGACTACAAGCCCAACAACTCTGAGGCCATGGATGTGCTTGTCAATGGGACCGGACCCTGCACCTATACCATCTCAGGCTCCCGAGAATGCGAGGTATGACCCACACCACCGCCACTCGTCCTAAACAAAACTCTGTCCACAGCGAGGCCACCAGAGGTAATTATTTATGCTTTGATAGATGATAAGTCTGCTACTTGCTTGCTTATCCTCACACAGCATGTCCAGTAAACACTGTGAACCCATCGGTTAGTAGTGAACGAGGCACATATAGTTTTAGgatcactgtgtgtttttttttttttaattttcagatGAGTTTTTGTACTTTCCCTTAAACCTTTATCTCTCCTGAGACGCTAATGTTAATTTTACTGCAGTATTGTACAGAAGCACACATAAATGGGACTGATTACATTTGCTATTCAACATAATCCCGAGCCATAGCTGCGCTGTTTGTGATTAGACGTTTCTGCTTGTTTAGGTTcattgtgtgcttttttttagtGTGTACATATCACAAGCTTTGTGTTTTGGGTGTTTGCTCTACGACTGTTCCGATTTGATGAGcactattgtgtgtgtgtgtgtgtgtgtgtgtgtgtgtgtgtgtgtgtgtgtgtgtgtgtgtgtgtgtgtgtgtgtgtgtgtgtgtgtgtgtgtgtgtgtgttgggggggggctcAATAGTGGGAAGATTTGTTTGTGGACACtggatgtgaatgtgaataGAGACTTTTGTCACTGAATAGAGCTTCCTCTCAGTAGATGACTTCACACTTTTTTTAACAAGCTATTACTCAGGCTTTTGGAAACGCTTGCTGCCCATAGCTCCCGCCTCTAAAGTGCTTCCCTCCTGAAGTCCTTTCTGTGCACACTGGAATGACTCAgttgtttatatatttactcAACTGATTAGTCTCACATAACCTGAAATGAGCACACACAAATGCTTGTTTCTtgagtctgtttgtctgtctcagTACTAAGTAGCGTGAATTGTTTCATACACAACAAACTTGTTTACGGCGGTGGAAATGTCACTGTTCTACTGGCTCCATTGTTACACTTCTGTATAACGGAATAGTAAATCATGCTCAGTTCATCATGGACTCTTCTGCAGTTTCCTCATGTTTCTCGAGCTAAAGCAAAGCACAGCTTTGTGTTTCCTATGACTTATTAACGGGCCCATTTGTGGATGAGGCCTCTCAAACCGTGACCCAACAGGCATATTTTTTTAACGTGGTGCTCTCCTATATTTTTACATTCCCAGCCCACTCAGACTCGTTCTAGTCCCCAGGTTCTCTTGGCATTTTCATGGCAGAGATCTGGCAGGTCCTCTCCAGAGGAATGACTATAAATGCAGTAGTTCAatcagtgaggaggaggaggaagagaaggaggaaggtctgattctttttttcccatttctcTTTCTGACCGTGTAGATTTCCTGCAGGCAGGTTACTTGTTACTATGCAATGCATGCAGGTTGCTCACACTGGTTTGATTGTAAAGAGGCACAGCA
Protein-coding sequences here:
- the LOC114866535 gene encoding leucine-rich repeat transmembrane neuronal protein 4 — translated: MGSALRRRWLVVQLLMQVWLAANPSLSERPCPKSCRCDGKIVYCESSAFRDVPKNLSGGCEGLSLRYNSLASLRTGQFVGLNHLIWLYLDHNYIASVDGMAFQGVRRLKELILSSNKITSLHNNTFHPVPNLRNLDLSYNKLQALQPGQFQGLRKLLSLHIRSNSLKIIPTRLFQDCRNLEFLDLGYNRLRSITRNAFSGLVKLTELHLEHNQFSKINFSHFPRLYKLETLYLQWNRIRSMSQGLTWTWASIQKLDVSGNDLSELDAVVYQCLPNLQTLNLDSNKLTNISQEVVDAWISLSTISLAGNVWDCSPAICPLVAWLRNFRGAKETTMICASPKKAQGEKVMDAVEAFGVCQSNPATMLTVSIPPTPPNVPVQTDRRPAILPLPTGPVKKEGSARGPTSSVVTPPVALPPEQDLEPVSFHKIVAGSVALFLSVAMILLVIYVSWKRYPSSVKQLQEHSAAARKRRKKARETERTLSSPLQEYYVDYKPNNSEAMDVLVNGTGPCTYTISGSRECEVPHQMGALTFYRYEQPIVDYCQAHQPLRLNMGYEGPPQGLEGLEDLGPCDRGTIQTVALPAVPSAASIVAPVPGPRSPPPPLRPPAEGPGGPFATMERTGTLKFGR